Sequence from the bacterium genome:
ATCGGGACGGACGTAGAAAGCCAGGAGAGGCGCCAGGATTTCCCCGGAGAGCGGATACTCCTCACCGGCCTCCTCCTGCGGGGCCAACAGCAGGACGGTGCCGGCGGGAACGTCGATGCCGGCCATCTCGGCTATCCTGGCGGCCGATTGTCCGACGATCGCGGGGTTCATCAGGCCGGTATCGGCCCGAACGGCCGCGGCCGCCACCCGGACGGTCTGTTCCGGATCGAGAAAATACCCTCCCCGCCGTTCGAATTCGGACCGGACCCGCGCGGCGGTCTCTTCCTCGACCACGACGGCCTGTTCGCTGGCGCAGATGGTTCCGTTGTCGAAGGTTTTGGAGAGGATTATGTTCTCCACCGCGAAAGCGATATCGGCGCTCTTCTCCACGAAAACCGGAACGTTGCCCGATCCCACTCCGATAGCGGGAGTCCCCGAACTGTAGGCGGCCCGGACCAGGCCGGGACCGCCCGTGGCCAGCACCAGGGCCAGGCGGGGGTGGGACATGAGGGCATGGGTCAATTCCCGCGAACTTTCGGTGATCCACTGGATGCAGCCTTCCGGGGCGCCGGCCGCGAGGGCGGCGGCAGAGCAGACGCGGGCGGCGGCGGCGCAACACTCGACGGCGGCGCGGTGGGGGCTGATGATGATGGGGTTGCGGGCCTTCAGCGAGATCAAGATCTTGAAGATCACCGTCGAGGTGGGGTTGGTGACGGGGATAATCCCCAGAATCGGGCCCAGGGGTTGGGCGATTTCAATGATGCCGGTTTCGGCGTCCTCGGAGATGACGCCCGCGGTTTTCTCGTGGCGGATATCCCGGTAGACCAGCAGGGCCGCGACCACGTTCTTGAGAACCTTGTGCTGCCACACTCCCTTGCCCGTTTCTTCCCAAGCCAACCGGGCCAGGGTTATCCGGTTTTCCAGGGCCGCCCGGGCGACCG
This genomic interval carries:
- a CDS encoding aldehyde dehydrogenase family protein; its protein translation is MSDAEVMAEELLARASLAAAEFNQLDQAAVDRIVEAVARAALENRITLARLAWEETGKGVWQHKVLKNVVAALLVYRDIRHEKTAGVISEDAETGIIEIAQPLGPILGIIPVTNPTSTVIFKILISLKARNPIIISPHRAAVECCAAAARVCSAAALAAGAPEGCIQWITESSRELTHALMSHPRLALVLATGGPGLVRAAYSSGTPAIGVGSGNVPVFVEKSADIAFAVENIILSKTFDNGTICASEQAVVVEEETAARVRSEFERRGGYFLDPEQTVRVAAAAVRADTGLMNPAIVGQSAARIAEMAGIDVPAGTVLLLAPQEEAGEEYPLSGEILAPLLAFYVRPDFSAALKLCIDLNYRGGVGHTASIYSENESRIREFAELMNAGRIVVNTPSSQGAVGGMFNRLPVSFTLGCGAGGKNITTENITARNLINIKRVCRRRENREWVETPAEKYLNGAVGADEIMGSGNGEGGEADG